A DNA window from Onthophagus taurus isolate NC chromosome 1, IU_Otau_3.0, whole genome shotgun sequence contains the following coding sequences:
- the LOC111429549 gene encoding proteasome subunit alpha type-1, translating into MFRNQYDSDVTVWSPQGRLHQVEYAMEAVKLGSATVGLKNATHAVVIALKRASSELAAYQKKIIPIDTHIGVAISGLTADARILSRYMRTECLNHKFSLDDYMPVSRLINQLGNKMQVCTQRYDRRPYGVGLLVVGYDELGPHIYQTCPSANFFDCKAMAIGARSQSARTYLEKHLDGLQSTSLEELVKHGLRALRDTLPNEVELTTKNASIGLVGKGQPFVILDEEQMAAYLRMIEGEERRATGGGGGADGPAPPLRDDAGDQEPEREPIPAVAMDTE; encoded by the coding sequence ATGTTCAGAAATCAATACGACAGTGATGTCACCGTGTGGAGCCCCCAGGGTCGTCTTCACCAAGTGGAATACGCCATGGAAGCCGTAAAACTCGGTTCAGCAACGGTAGGGTTAAAAAACGCCACTCATGCCGTCGTTATTGCATTGAAAAGAGCCTCTTCGGAGCTAGCGGCGtaccaaaagaaaattataccCATCGACACTCACATTGGTGTGGCTATTTCCGGTTTAACCGCAGACGCAAGAATTTTAAGTCGTTACATGCGTACAGAATGTTTAAACCATAAATTTTCTCTAGACGATTATATGCCTGTTAGTAGACTTATTAACCAATTAGGAAATAAAATGCAAGTTTGTACTCAAAGATATGATCGAAGACCTTACGGTGTTGGATTATTAGTTGTTGGATATGATGAACTTGGTCCCCACATTTATCAAACTTGTCCATCTGCAAATTTCTTTGATTGCAAAGCAATGGCAATTGGAGCAAGATCACAAAGTGCTAGAACTTACCTTGAAAAGCATTTAGATGGGTTACAATCAACTAGTTTGGAAGAACTTGTTAAACATGGTTTGAGAGCTTTAAGAGATACACTTCCTAATGAAGTTGAATTAACAACAAAGAATGCTTCAATTGGACTAGTTGGGAAAGGGCAACCTTTTGTTATTTTGGATGAAGAACAAATGGCTGCTTATTTAAGAATGATTGAAGGTGAAGAACGTAGAGCTACAGGAGGTGGTGGGGGAGCTGATGGACCAGCACCTCCATTAAGAGATGATGCTGGTGATCAAGAACCTGAAAGAGAACCTATTCCTGCTGTTGCTATGGATACGGAATAA
- the LOC111429560 gene encoding ribosome-recycling factor, mitochondrial, whose amino-acid sequence MNNFKRLTTFTFKYFNYEKFVIKSSTIRTLSSRFYANSDVTLTKTPFNHQFQFVRNYAKGKDKKKEKGKSKVVVNENEIASVLNIENLKKQLELPLEVMKNEYVKQLCLRTSAGSLELLTINFEGKDYTLQEIAQVVRKNPTTLVINMSIFPQAIPMVLKAIQKSGFNLNPQQEGTTLYVPIPKVTQEHRENLTKAAKHLFIKCKDSIRDTQNKHSKTLKRKDGLSEDLLRNVEQQIVAMADGYILQAEKIFNNKSKELLGKD is encoded by the exons atgaacaattttaaacgtttaacaacttttacgtttaaatattttaattacgaaaaatttgtgataaaaagttcaacaATACGTACTTTATCATCACGTTTTTATGCAAATAGTGATGTAACACTCACCAAAACTCCATTTAACCATCAGTTCCAATTCGTTAGAAATTATGCGAAAGGAAAAGACaagaaaaaagagaaag GTAAATCCAAAGttgttgttaatgaaaatgaaatagCATCCGTGTTAAATATTGAGAATCTTAAAAAGCAACTTGAGTTGCCTTTAGAAGTTATGAAGAACGAATATGTTAAACAACTTTGTTTAAGAACTTCAGCAG gcTCTCTCGAACTCCTTACAATAAATTTCGAGGGTAAAGATTATACACTTCAAGAGATTGCCCAAGTTGTCCGAAAGAATCCGACTACTTTAGTTATCAATATGTCTATTTTTCCACAAGCTATTCCGATGGTTTTAAAAGCAATTCAAAAATCTGGATTTAATCTTAATCCCCAACAAGAAGGAACAACTTTATATGTACCAATTCCTAA GGTGACACAAGAACATAgagaaaatttaacaaaagcTGCTAAacatctttttataaaatgtaaagatTCAATCAGGGATACTCAAAATAAGCattcaaaaacattaaagagGAAAGATGGCTTATCAGaagatttattaagaaatgttgaaCAACAAATTGTTGCTATGGCCGATGGTTATATTTTGCAagcagaaaaaatttttaataataaatcaaaagaatTGTTAGGGAAAGATTAA
- the LOC111429570 gene encoding uncharacterized protein yields MENNLYYESACKSLLKQQDSKRLFQILVVIRKGLNDKHLCEERIKQLTDLGCTRSITLCLQQESVAILDVTLSLIGNACINYHFCLELLKYGILHTLNRLLERCQKDSIQGRTFRIIGNLCDHSCSYAMMIKEQDLVPKIVKYIIKCSEFESENTDNLFFISEGSLIMAIRALRKLLKRSTLRLLVEKYNVLNAIGLLLIKYKKLWVENNENKIIVDDILRLLYAYSRFSYSGMLVSIISTEKGNALYALVDFFDFQPFRVIKIIMNCTRGITLRTELPIQEIFQHLLERVEKKHDTQTRKQYLSFLNMLLEQPGYRQYVNSLECSKLLVDVLKSLQTKDNSSIQCSTLVLSIFKKCINDEIAVKNQIMAGAVGVLIEKLEWCGKSSKEILAVEHGKKKRMRPYSEEKSKKYKISESYFSNLSNNLERCLRNNLDNNRCTSPSELSDISSDGPNSPSCSAIREDICDSDNYSPVCSDTEDIEVQSLRSLEASGIYDSASEEETPPISRTLTELINEINTLICGYSRTKPVPTEIYNPKLIIILINLWIGSEKLHPSPSLVLETLLKHQDFLIPLIETDLISNIYSKTTTIHSTLTCTICNHLSMVAENILRYLKVLAVSELGKCKITRILIISDSELKLKVAICASYLINSKSLLRNLMMYCDGLKTIMSAVNKTDVTQGIITSLHLLATSYIPYIRKIPKGNLNLKYVQVLKPDDYSMKTDDIEPEDLTLFEFEDSEELVPADRKFLSTQSDYFQGLLYGNFKESIERKVNMVGTKSAAFKGLLLLLRFKRDEIYVKLDLEIMLELLEMTDRFLLPDLHVYLTECVEYIYMNQESMPIIYQWSVESRTNILRVECVVFALTYKMMDFERFNIFRNLIELNYNEQLVDDISKLLSRFMA; encoded by the exons atggaaaataatttatactaTGAAAGTGCATGCAAATCCTTGCTGAAACAACAAGATAGCAAGAGactttttcaaatattagTCGTTATTCGTAAAGGGCTGAATGATAAGCATTTATGTGAGGAACGAATTAAGCAATTAACCGATTTAGGTTGTACCAGAAGCATCACTTTATGTCTCCAACAGGAGAGTGTAGCAATTTTAGATGTAACTTTGAGCTTGATTGGGAATGCTTGTATTAATTATCATTTCTGCCTTGAATTG TTAAAATATGGAATCTTACATACATTAAATAGGCTTTTAGAAAGGTGCCAAAAAGATAGTATTCAAGGAAGAACTTTTCGTATTATTGGCAATTTATGCGACCATTCATGTTCTTATGCTATGATGATAAAAGAGCAAGATTTAGTaccaaaaatagtaaaatataTCATAAAGTGTTCTGAGTTTGAAAGCGAAAATactgataatttattttttattagtgaAGGAAGTTTAATTATGGCTATAAGAGCTTTGAG aaaGCTCTTAAAACGTTCAACATTAAGACTTTTAgtagaaaaatataatgttttaaacgCAATAGGTctcttattaataaaatataaaaagctTTGGgtagaaaataatgaaaataaaataatagtagATGATATTCTACGACTTTTATATGCATATTCGAGATTTTCTTATTCAGGAATGCTTGTTTCAATTATATCGACAGAAAAAGGCAACGCATTGTATGCTTTGGTAGATTTCTTTGATTTCCAACCGTTTagagtaataaaaattattatgaattGTACTAGAGGTATAACTTTGAGAACAGAGCTTCCAATTCAAGAgatttttcaacatttattagaacgtgttgagaaaaaacatGACACGCAAACACGAAAGCAATATCTAAGTTTCTTGAATATGTTATTAGAACAACCGGGATATCGACAATACGTTAATTCGTTAGAATGTTCAAAACTTCTTGTTGATGTTCTAAAAAGTTTGCAAACCAAGGATAACTCCTCG attcAATGTTCAACTTTAGTGTTATCAATATTtaagaaatgtattaatgaTGAAATAGCAGTTAAAAACCAAATCATGGCGGGTGCAGTGGGCGtcttaattgaaaaattagaaTGGTGTGGGAAATCTTCGAAAGAAATCCTAGCTGTTGAGCATGGAAAGAAAAAACGGATGCGACCATATAGTgaagaaaaaagtaaaaaatataaaatttcagaAAGTTATTTTAGTAATCTTAGTAATAATCTCGAACGATGTTTGAGGAATAACTTGGATAATAATCGATGTACAAGCCCAAGTGAATTGAGTGATATTTCATCAGATGGACCAAACTCACCAAGCTGTTCTGCAATTCGAGAAG atATATGTGATTCAGATAATTATTCTCCTGTATGTAGCGATACAGAAGATATAGAAGTTCAAAGTTTGAGATCACTGGAAGCAAGTGGAATATACGATTCAGCATCTGAAGAAGAAACTCCTCCCATCTCAAGAACGTTAACCGAATTAATCAACGAAATTAACACCTTAATTTGTGGTTATTCAAGAACTAAGCCGGTCCCTACAGAAATATACAacccaaaattaataataatccttATTAATTTATGGATTGGTTCAGAAAAATTACATCCATCTCCATCTTTAGTTTTAGAAACActattaaa gcaTCAAGATTTTCTGATTCCTTTGATTGAAACGGATTTAATTTCTAACATTTATAGTAAGACAACAACAATACATAGTACATTAACATGTACGATTTGTAATCATTTATCAATGGTAgctgaaaatattttgcgttatttaaaagttttagcGGTTTCCGAATTAGGAAAATGCAAAATTACGCGTATTTTAATCATATCAGATtccgaattaaaattaaaggttGCCATCTGCGCTTCGTACTTGATAAATTCAAAgagtttattaagaaatttaatgaTGTACTGCGATGGTTTAAAAACGATAATGAGCGCTGTGAATAAGACTGACGTAACGCAAGGGATTATTACAAGTTTGCATCTTTTAGCTACATcttatattccatacatacgTAAAATTCCTAAAGGCAATCTCAATTTGAAATATGTTCAAGTATTAAAACCCGATGATTATTCCATGAAAACCGATGATATCGAACCGGAAGATTTAACgctttttgaatttgaagatAGCGAAGAATTAGTTCCAGCTGATCGGAAATTTTTAAGCACGCAAAGTGATTATTTTCAAGGATTACTTTATGGAAATTTCAAGGAATCGATTGAACGCAAAGTAAACATGGTTGGAACTAAATCAGCGGCATTTAAAGGTTTATTACTTCTTTTACGTTTTAAACGTGATGAAATCTACGTGAAATTGGATTTAGAAATAATGTTGGAGTTATTGGAAATGACTGATCGGTTTTTATTACCAGATTTACACGTGTATTTAACTGAGTGCGTTGAGTATATTTATATGAACCAAGAATCAATGCCGATTATTTACCAATGGTCTGTTGAATCGAGAACGAATATTTTGAGAGTCGAATGCGTGGTGTTTGCGCTTACTTATAAAATGATGGATTTCGaacgttttaatatttttcggAACTTAATCGAGTTAAATTATAATGAACAATTAGTTGATGATATATCTAAGCTATTATCTAGGTTTATGGCGTGA